Proteins from a genomic interval of Rosa chinensis cultivar Old Blush chromosome 2, RchiOBHm-V2, whole genome shotgun sequence:
- the LOC112184983 gene encoding uncharacterized protein LOC112184983, with protein MCPQAPTLHHIFFADGSLLFGTATMEEYVAFKQILWTYEKASGQKVNFQKSSVVFSLNVNMELQHTLASILAVKREEEHHKYLGLPLKVGKSKTAKFAYIKERLSKKLISWKAKILSCAGKEVLIKAIAQTMPLYANELLFAS; from the coding sequence ATGTGCCCTCAAGCTCCGACGCTTCACCATATATTCTTTGCTGATGGCAGTTTATTGTTTGGCACCGCCACAATGGAAGAGTATGTGGCCTTCAAACAAATCTTGTGGACCTATGAAAAGGCTTCTGGACAAAAGGTGAATTTTCAAAAGAGTAGCGTTGTCTTTAGTCTAAATGTCAACATGGAGCTCCAACACACTCTGGCATCTATCCTTGCagtgaaaagagaagaagagcatCATAAGTACCTTGGATTGCCATTGAAGGTTGGCAAGTCCAAAACAGCAAAGTTTGCTTACATCAAAGAGAGATTGTCCAAGAAGTTGATAAGTTGGAAAGCCAAAATTCTTAGTTGTGCGGGCAAAGAAGTCCTCATCAAAGCCATTGCTCAAACAATGCCTCTATATGCAAATGAATTGCTATTTGCTTCCTAA
- the LOC112183432 gene encoding palmitoyl-monogalactosyldiacylglycerol delta-7 desaturase, chloroplastic — MLDWDHWLVKWRVEFWGREWNFVDIGTFTSLVFLHFLSLFAPFYFTWTAFWLAIALYFVSGVGVTLSFHRNLSHRSFKLPRWLEYFFAYCGVLSLQRSPLDWVSVHRSHHQFTDTVKDPHSPVRGFWFSHVGWTIDYRGRNGNYEPRLKNVGDLKRQPYYMFLHYTYPLHYIALGVLLYFLGGMPFLVWGMGVRTVLFLHATFGINSICHTWGQQIWETGDLSRNNWLIGLLAHGEGWHNNHHAFQHSARHGLEWWQIDVTWYVIRFLELVGLATEVKLPTEIQKKQRALSNKIIYEEKQQQLETKVQNGKL, encoded by the exons ATGCTTGATTGGGACCATTGGCTGGTGAAATGGCGAGTGGAGTTTTGGGGGAGGGAGTGGAACTTCGTGGACATAGGCACTTTCACTAGCCTAGTCTTCTTGcacttcctttctctttttgcaCCGTTTTACTTCACCTGGACTGCGTTTTGGCTGGCCATTGCGCTCTACTTTGTCTCAGGTGTCGGTGTAACCCTCTCGTTCCATAGGAATCTGTCCCACAGAAGCTTTAAGCTTCCCAGATGGCTCGAGTACTTCTTTGCCTATTGTGGGGTTCTATCACTTCAG AGAAGTCCACTTGATTGGGTGAGCGTACACAGATCCCACCATCAGTTTACAGACACAGTGAAAGACCCTCATAGCCCAGTCAGAGGATTCTGGTTTAGTCATGTTGGTTGGACAATCGATTACCGTGGTCGAAACGGAAAT TATGAACCACGACTAAAGAATGTTGGAGATTTGAAAAGACAACCATACTATATGTTTCTCCATTATACATACCCTCTTCATTATATTGCTCTCGGAGTTCTATTGTATTTTCTGGGAGGAATGCCCTTTCTGGTTTGGGGAATG GGAGTGAGGACGGTGCTTTTTCTCCATGCTACATTTGGAATAAATTCAATTTGTCATACATGGGGACAGCAAATCTGGGAAACTGGTGATTTATCTAGAAACAATTG GTTGATTGGATTGCTGGCACATGGAGAAGGTTGGCATAATAATCACCATGCTTTTCAGCACTCAGCTCGACATGGCTTGGAATGGTGGCAAATTGATGTTACTTGGTATGTCATAAGATTTCTTGAACTTGTGGGTTTGGCAACAGAAGTGAAGCTTCCAACAGAGATTCAGAAGAAACAAAGAGCTTTAAGCAACAAGAtaatctacgaggaaaagcaGCAGCAACTTGAAACAAAAGTCCAAAATGGCAAGCTTTGA